One Mercurialis annua linkage group LG3, ddMerAnnu1.2, whole genome shotgun sequence DNA window includes the following coding sequences:
- the LOC126674721 gene encoding patellin-4 translates to MTAAVEVKVEETQVAVDTEVAMVIPQENTKNVVVDETKKGDDDADQVMNGDTDSKPATVQKSSSYREESNFLSDLKEFEKKALTELKSKLEEAILGNNMFKKDEPKKKEIEKAEKSVKEEETETKDQEIEKNQELEEEMKKPDEEVQEETKKPDEEVEEVVVVDKDVSIYGVPLLPSKGSEATDVILLKFLRARDFKVNEAFEMLKKTLQWRKDSNIDSILEEDLDLDLTSAFHMNGVDREGHPVCYNIYSAFSDEELYSKAFGDEQKRKKFLRWRVQLMEKGIQNLDLKPGGVTSLLQINDLKNSPAPSKKDLRVAMSQAVSLLQDNYPEFVARNIFINVPFWYYALNALLSPFLTQRSKSKFVITRPAKVTETLLKYIPAQEIPIQYGGFKRENDFEFFPGDDEVSELIVKPGTTETIEISSPEAGGILIWDVTILGWEVNCKEEFVPNDEGSYTVIIQNKKKMSSSEKPIRNTFTNNEAGKVVLTIENSSSKKKRVLYRYKTKKSVA, encoded by the exons atgACTGCTGCTGTTGAGGTTAAAGTTGAGGAAACTCAGGTTGCTGTTGATACTGAGGTGGCTATGGTCATTCCTCAAGAAAATACCAAAAATGTTGTGGTTGATGAGACCAAGAAAGGGGATGATGATGCTGATCAAGTGATGAATGGTGATACTGATTCCAAGCCAGCAACAGTTCAAAAGAGCTCTTCTTATAGGGAAGAGAGTAATTTTCTTTCTGATCTCAAGGAGTTTGAGAAAAAGGCTCTCACTGAGCTTAAGTCGAAGCTCGAAGAAGCGATTCTTGGAAATAATATGTTCAAGAAAGATGAACCGAAAAAGAAAGAGATCGAAAAGGCCGAAAAATCTgtgaaagaagaagaaactgAGACTAAAGATCAGGAAATTGAAAAGAATCAAGAACTCGAAGAAGAGATGAAAAAACCCGATGAGGAGGTCCAAGAAGAGACGAAAAAACCCGATGAGGAGGTCGAAGAAGTAGTGGTAGTAGACAAAGATGTTTCTATTTATGGAGTTCCATTGTTACCAAGCAAAGGATCAGAAGCAACAGATGTGATTCTGTTGAAGTTCTTGAGAGCAAGAGACTTCAAAGTTAATGAAGCATTTGAGATGCTAAAGAAGACCCTTCAATGGCGAAAAGATTCGAACATTGATTCAATCTTGGAGGAGGATTTAGATCTTGATTTAACCTCAGCATTTCACATGAACGGCGTAGATCGCGAAGGTCACCCCGTTTGTTACAACATTTACAGTGCCTTTTCTGATGAAGAACTTTACTCCAAGGCATTTGGTGATGAGCAAAAACGCAAGAAGTTCTTGAGATGGAGAGTTCAGTTGATGGAGAAGGGTATTCAGAATCTTGATTTGAAACCTGGTGGTGTTACCTCTTTGCTTCAGATTAATGATCTGAAAAACTCTCCTGCTCCTTCTAAGAAAGATCTGAGGGTTGCTATGAGCCAGGCCGTTTCGCTTTTGCAGGACAATTATCCTGAATTTGTTGCTAGAAAT ATATTCATAAATGTTCCATTTTGGTATTATGCTTTGAATGCATTGTTATCTCCGTTCTTGACACAAAGAAGCAAGAGCAAGTTTGTTATAACTCGCCCTGCTAAGGTCACGGAGACCTTACTCAA GTACATTCCGGCTCAGGAAATCCCTATTCAATACGGGGGATTTAAGAGGGAGAATGATTTCGAGTTCTTCCCCGGAGATGACGAAGTTTCCGAGCTTATAGTCAAACCAGGAACAACAGAAACCATTGAGATCTCTTCACCAGAG GCTGGAGGCATACTGATATGGGATGTGACAATCTTAGGATGGGAAGTGAATTGCAAGGAGGAATTCGTACCAAATGATGAAGGATCTTACACTGTCATAATCCAAAACAAGAAGAAAATGAGCTCGTCCGAAAAACCGATTCGCAATACTTTCACCAACAATGAGGCTGGAAAAGTAGTGCTGACAATTGAGAATAGTTCAAGCAAAAAGAAGAGAGTTCTGTATCGTTACAAGACCAAGAAGAGTGTTGCCTGA
- the LOC126672700 gene encoding uncharacterized protein LOC126672700 — protein MNSDRSWMYSGRLVRGLLTEGYISNVREFLNFAVQHPECMSGAQIKCPCPKPKCRNTAFRTVDEVEFHLYTDGFVSNYHVWTHHGEENRRVEVPVNILQADNMWEHRNEDEGCSSFQRMVTDAGGPEVWTEEPPNAEAQKFYDMMRAAEEPIWPGNDRHSALSAAVKFLEFKCRFQASDGLMNEMSEFVHQLLPKDNKLAKNSYSIKKLVRGLGLPVEVIDCCKNMCMIYWGDDAGLTLCKVCGHDRWKPATAGNSKRRKTNVPYKKMHYFPLTPRLQRLYASRATAKHMRWHAEHEMENGVMNHPSDSPAWKHFSELHQDFAAEVRNIRLGLCTDGFQPFGAFGQQYSSWPVIVTPYNLPPGMAMKDEFMFLTVLVPGPNSPKGSLDIFLQPLIAELNHLWEFGTRTYDIHRRQNFQLKAALIWTINDFPAYSMLSGWSTSGKRACPHCMEETDAITLPKSGKQSWFDCHRKFLPPEHSYRIRGWSSGDECSEIKASWVA, from the exons ATGAATTCAGAtcgcagttggatgtatagtGGGAGACTGGTCAGAGGATTGTTGACTGAAGGGTACATCAGTAACGTTAGGGAGTTTTTGAACTTTGCTGTGCAACACCCCGAGTGTATGAGCGGGGCTCAGATAAAATGCCCTTGCCCTAAACCCAAATGTCGGAACACTGCTTTTCGAACTGTTGACGAAGTGGAGTTTCATCTCTACACAGACGGGTTTGTGAGTAATTACCACGTCTGGACTCACCATGGTGAGGAAAATAGGAGGGTCGAGGTGCCTGTTAATATTCTGCAAGCGGACAACATGTGGGAGCATAGAAATGAAGACGAGGGTTGCAGTTCATTCCAGAGAATGGTTACTGATGCGGGTGGTCCCGAAGTATGGACAGAAGAGCCTCCGAATGCAGAAGCTCAgaagttttatgatatgatgcgtgcggccgaAGAACCCATATGGCCTGGGAATGACAGACACTCCGCTTTGTCTGCAGCCGTAAAATTTTTAGAATTCAAGTGCCGATTTCAAGCGTCTGACGGTCTGATGAATGAAATGAGCGAGTTTGTACATCAACTGTTACCTAAAGACAACAAGTTAGCGAAAAATTCGTACAGCATTAAAAAGCTAGTCAGAGGGCTTGGGCTTCCAGTTGAGGTGATTGACTGCTGTAAAAATATGTGTATGATATACTGGGGTGACGATGCGGGTTTGACTTTGTGTAAAGTATGCGGGCATGACAGGTGGAAACCAGCTACTGCGGgtaattcaaaaagaagaaagacgaATGTGCCTTATAAAAAAATGCATTACTTTCCTTTAACTCCGAGGCtgcagaggttgtacgcttctaGGGCAACAGCTAAACATATGAGGTGGCACGCCGAGCACGAGATGGAGAATGGTGTGATGAATCATCCGTCTGACTCGCCAGCTTGGAAACACTTTTCGGAGTTACATCAAGATTTTGCAGCAGAAGTTAGAAATATCAGATTGGGGTTGTGTACggatgggtttcaaccatttggtgcATTTGGGCAACAATACTCGTCATGGCCGGTAATTGTGACTCCGTATAACTTGCCTCCTGGCATGGCCATGAAAGACGAGTTCATGTTTCTAACGGTTCTTGTTCCCGGACCCAATAGTCCAAAAGGCAGTTTGGATATTTTCCTACAGCCGCTAATAGCAGAACTGAACCATTTGTGGGAATTTGGGACGCGGACATATGACATTCATAGGCggcaaaattttcaattgaaagCCGCTCTTATATGGACGATCAATGATTTTCCGGCTTATTCAATGTTGTCTGGATGGAGCACATCGGGTAAACGGGCATGTCCTCACTGTATGGAAGAAACTGATGCAATTACCCTTCCGAAGAGTGGtaaacaatcgtggtttgattgccacagaAAGTTCTTACCACCTGAACATTCGTACC GCATACGAGGTTGGAGCTCAGGAGACGAATGCTCAGAAATCAAAGCATCATGGGTGGCATAA
- the LOC130015269 gene encoding uncharacterized protein LOC130015269, which translates to MIRHNLDVMHTEKNVFDNIFNTVLNVPGKTKDHAKSREELNDICNRPDLAFNPSTGQYPKAIYALDKNAKQALLEWVKELKFPDGHVSNLGRCVDLKKLKMNGMKSHDCHVFMQRLLPIAFREFLHPSVWEPITELSIFFKDLTCTTLKEDDLIEMEKDIAKILCKLERIFPPSFFDSMEHLPIHLPYEAKLAGPVQYRWIYLRKLKRKVTNKAKVEGSIATGYLYEEIAKFASFYFNDGDPTLPDRLQRNETRDDVVDDDVDRLSIFKPNGRPIGASKKRSLEEDEYTAAHSYILLNCPEIEHYKDLYVDELYEIIPGITQVQVEVKLETEFASWFERYAQTNYISNPYISSLAKGPLRQANHFQGYFVNGFKFQTKAYGENQLTMNSGVCVKGSLYAPTESDFYGILTDVLELEYPALPIKRTVLFKCNWFDPTDRGMSVHPRYNIVDVNHKRKYGKYEPFILAGQSGQVHYCTYPSKKKDKVNWWTVCKMRARSEIDMPDSITPAFQEDIIEQPLNVIPDDGSRILVDPVGEVETDVFFAPPEVEDEEQVPSISDEEDILEDDNDDD; encoded by the exons ATGATTCGTCATAATCTGGATGTCATGCATACtgagaaaaatgtatttgacaacaTTTTCAATACAGTGCTTAATGTTCCTGGGAAGACCAAAGACCATGCTAAGTCCAGAGAAGAGTTGAATGATATTTGTAATCGTCCGGACTTGGCATTTAATCCATCAACCGGGCAATATCCGAAGGCAATATATGCTTTAGACAAAAACGCAAAACAAGCTCTACTGGAATGGGTTAAAGAGTTGAAGTTCCCGGATGGGCATGTGTCGAACTTGGGTAGGTGTGTTGATTTGAAAAAGCTGAAAATGAACGGTATGAAAAGCCACGACTGTCATGTTTTCATGCAGCGTCTCTTGCCAATTGCTTTTCGAGAATTTCTTCATCCGTCCGTGTGGGAACCTATTACAGAGTTGAGCATCTTCTTTAAAGACCTGACTTGCACAACGCTTAAAGAGGACGACCTAATTGAGATGGAGAAAGACATTGCGAAAATATTGTGCAAATTGGAACGTATCTTTCCGCCCAGCTTTTTTGATTCAATGGAACATCTTCCTATACACCTACCCTACGAAGCGAAGCTGGCAGGCCCTGTGCAATATCGGTGGAT ATATCTGAGAAAATTGAAACGGAAAGTGACCAACAAAGCTAAAGTGGAAGGTAGCATTGCCACTGGATATTTGTACGAAGAAATCGCCAAATTTGCGTCATTTTACTTTAATGACGGTGATCCGACGCTGCCTGACCGACTGCAACGAAACGAGACACGTGATGATGTCGTGGATGATGATGTAGATCGGCTATCAATCTTCAAACCGAATGGACGACCTATAGGTGCTTCTAAAAAACGAAGTTTGGAGGAGGACGAATACACCGCCGCCCATAGTTACATTCTTTTGAACTGTCCTGAAATCGAGCATTACAAGGA tttgtatGTTGACGAGTTGTACGAAATCATTCCCGGAATTACCCAAGTACAAGTAGAAGTGAAGCTCGAGACTGAATTTGCCTCGTGGTTTGAACGATAT GCGCAAACTAACTATATAAGTAATCCGTATATTTCGAGTCTGGCTAAGGGACCGCTTAGGCAAGCTAACCATTTTCAAGGATATTTTGTAAACGGGTTTAAATTTCAAACAAAGGCTTATGGGGAGAATCAATTAACCATGAATAGTGGAGTTTGCGTCAAAGGATCACTCTACGCTCCAACGGAAAGTGATTTTTACGGAATACTAACAGATGTTCTTGAGTTGGAGTACCCGGCTCTGCCAATTAAGAGGACTGTCTTGTTCAAGTGTAACTGGTTCGATCCGACTGATAGAGGTATGTCAGTGCATCCTCGATATAATATTGTGGACGTCAATCATAAACGGAAATACGGAAAATACGAACCATTTATTTTGGCTGGACAGTCCGGTCAAGTACATTACTGCACATATCCAAGTAAAAAGAAAGATAAGGTCAATTGGTGGACAGTATGTAAGATGAGGGCCAGATCAGAGATAGACATGCCCGATTCCATTACTCCAGCGTTTCAAGAGGACATTATAGAACAACCTCTAAACGTTATACCAGATGACGGTTCAAGAATTTTGGTTGATCCGGTTGGGGAAGTTGAAACAGATGTGTTTTTCGCTCCTCCAGAGGTGGAGGACGAAGAACAAGTGCCGTCAATATCAGACGAAGAAGATATACTTGAAGACGATAACGATGACGATTAG